The following is a genomic window from Campylobacter concisus.
ACGGCAATCCAAATTCGCTTCATAAATTTGGCTCTGAAACACATCCAGCTTTAAGAACAGCGCTAGATCAACTCTACACCGGACTAAACGCAAAAGATAGCGATGATATCGTTGTTACTTCATGCGCGACTGAGAGCAACAACTGGGTAGTAAAAGGTATCTACTTTGACAAAATAGCAACTGGCGAGAAAAAGCGTATCGTAACAACCGCAGTTGAGCATCCAGCTATTTTGGCGACTTGTAAATTTTTAGAAAAATATGGCGTAGAGCTTACTGTTTTAGATGTAAATAACGATGGCATAGTCACTCCAGAACAGTTAAGAGCTGTAATGGATGAGAATGTAGTACTTGTTTCTATAATGAGTGCAAATAACGAAACTGGCATGATCTTTCCTATAAAAGAGCTTGCTAGTATTGCTCATGAATATGGAGCTTTATTCCACACGGATGCGGTTCAAGCAGTTGGTAAGATAAAGATAAATGTTCAAGACCTTAATGTTGATTTTTTAAGCTTTTCTGCGCATAAATTTCACGGACCAAAGGGTGTTGGAGCACTATTTATAAAAAATAGCATGCCACTAAGTAGCTTACTTCATGGTGGTGAGCACATGGGTGGACGCAGAAGTGGCACGCTCGATGTTCCTGGTATCATCGGCATGGGTAAAGCACTTGAACTGGCAAATAAATTTATGGATTATGAGCACTCTCATGTTCGCCGTTTGCGTGATAAGCTTGAAGATGCAATTTTACAAATTCCTGACGTTAGCGTTGTAGGAAAAAAAGAACAACGTGTGCCAAATACCATTTTGGCTTCTATAAAAGGCGTTGAAGGCGAAGCGATGCTTTGGGATCTAAACAAAGCTGGTATCGCAGCTTCAACTGGCTCAGCATGTGCAAGTGAAACATTAGAGAGTAACCCAATAATGGAGGCCATAGGGGCAGATAAAGAGCTGGCTCACACCGCACTTAGATTGTCTCTTTCTAGATTTAATACAGAAGAAGAGATTGATTATGCGATCGAGCACATAACAAAAGCAGTAAATAGACTAAGAGGTATCTCTAGTACATTTGCCTACGCCCCAGAATGGCATAAGAGTGGATTATAAAATTTAAAGGAAATAACATGGCAAAGAATAATTTGATCGGAGGCTCTATCTGGGATGAGTATTCTAAGGTAGTGCAAGACAGGATGAATAATCCTAAATTTATGGGAGAGATAACCGAAGAAGATGCTAAAAAGGCAAACGCAAAGCTTATTGTGGCCGACTTTGGTGCAGAAAGCTGCGGTGATGCGGTTAGGCTATACTGGCTTGTTGATGAAAAGACAGATAAAATAATAGATGCTAAATTTAAAAGCTTTGGCTGTGGCACAGCGATAGCTAGCTCTGATACGATGGCTGAGCTTTGTATCGGCAAAACAGTTGATGAAGCAGTCAAGATCACAAACCTTGATGTCGAAAAGGCTATGCGCGACAATCCAGAAACGCCAGCAGTTCCACCCCAAAAGATGCACTGCTCAGTTATGGCGTATGATGTTATAAAAGCAGCAGCTGCAAGCTATAAAGGCATAGACCCAGAGCATTTTGAAGATGAGATCATCGTTTGCGAGTGCGCTAGGGTAAGCCTTGGTACGATTAAAGAAGTGATAAGACTAAATGACCTTCACACAGTAGAGGAGATCACGCAATACACCAAAGCTGGTGCGTTTTGCAAGTCTTGTGTAAAGCCTGGTGGTCATGAAAAAAGAGAATATTATTTGGTGGATATTTTGCGTGATACTAGGGCTGAGATGGAGCGTGAGAAGATCGAAGCTCAGGCAAATGCTCAAGCAAATCACACTTTAGGTGACATTAGCTTTGAAAATATGACGATGGTAGGGCAGTTAAAAGCAGTCGAGTCTGTCATAGATAAAGAAATTCGCCCAATGCTCGAGATGGATGGCGGAAATTTAGAAATTTTAGATATCAGAAATGATAACGGCGAAAATACTGATATTTATATCCGCTATCTTGGTGCTTGCTCAGGCTGTGCGAGTGGCTCAACTGGCACTCTTTACGCGATTGAAAATGTCTTGCAAGAGAGCTTAAGCCCAAAAATTAGGGTTATGCCTATTTGATTTATCAACTAGCCCTTGTGGGCTAGTTTTTATTCTCTTAAGAATTTTAAAATTTCACTTCTAATTTGATTCAAATCGCCCACAAATTTCTTCTCAAACTGCGATCGGTTAAAGGTTCTCTGACGCTTAGCAAGCTGGGCTGTGTGCGTGGCGATAAGCGTTTCTAGCTCGCTTTTTGAAATTTCACCCTCCAAAAACTGCTTGCACTCTTTTAGACCTATTGATTTTAATGGCTTTGGCTCGCTTTTATACTTGTCAAATAAAAACTTCGCCTCATCTATCAAGCCCTCATCTAGCATATTTTTCGTTCGCTTTGCGATGCGAGTTCTAAGCTCATCTTTGTCCCATAAAATTTCAAATATCGCTAGCTCTTTTATGATGCTCTCTTTAGTATTTTCTCTTAGCCAAATGCTTGGAATTTGGCTACTAAATTTATAAATTTGATACCACTTTTCGAGGCGATAAGAGTCATTTTGACTAAATTTACTTGCAAACTCAGGATCGATTTTTACAGCTAGCTCATAAATTTCTTCATTGCTTAAATTTAGCTCACATTTTGGCACATCTGGCGCAAGTCCGCTAAGCATTGATTTTAGATAAAAGCCGCTGCCTCCTGTGATGATGAGTGGACAGTCTTGTAAGCGCGCAAATTCCTTTGCATTTTTATAAATTTCAAAAAATGCCCCAACGCTAAATTCTTCATCAGGATAAATTTCATCTACACCAAAGTGCTTTATAGTTTCAAGCTGCTCTTTATTTGGCTTTGCACTGGCGATATCTATCTCTTTATAAAGTGTAAGCGAATCAAGGCTTAAGATGACGCCGTTAAGCTCCTTTGCAAGCTCAAATGCAAGATCGCTCTTGCCGCTTGCCGTGGTGCCAATTATTGCAAATTCTTTAAACAAGTCTAGCCCTCGTAAAACGAGCTAAAGAGTAAAATTTCATCATTTTCCTCGTTATTTTTGCCATCTTTTATAAGACTTGCCAAAACACCGGCAAAATACGGAGCAAAGCTAAGCTCATTTAGTCCATAAGCTTGGCTATAGATCAAGTTACTATATATGTTATCGCGTCCAAGAGCCGGCTTATCGTTTGAGCTAAGAAGCACGTAGTTTGCCCTAAAACTAGGCTCTTTTAGCTCGCTTATACCAAGATGTATCTTTAGCTCATTTAAAAATGCATTAATCTTTTCAGTTTTAACAAGCGTATCGATAGCACCGACTTGTAAATTTGTAATAATCGTAACGCCATTTTTAGTTGGATAAATTTTGGCAAATAGATCATTTAAAATGATTGGTTTTTTAGGGATTTGCCCTTCATTCAGACTAAGATCAATAGTATAAAATTTAGCCAAAATCGCATTTAAGCTCGTGCCTAGTTTATTTGAAAGTTCTAAATTTTTTGAAGCGATCACAAAGCTATCAGCCTCATATTCGCCGTTATTGCCGGTAGCTTTTTGCACTATTTGCCCTTGCGTTTTTAGCTCATAAATTTCATCATTTATAAATTTTACCCCAAGAGAATTTAGCTCATTTATCAAAGCTTTTTTTAGCTCATTTGTATCAATACTTGCGTTGTTGGCTAAATTTATAGCGCCTTTTATGTTTTTATTTATTAGCCCAAAATTTGCAAGCTCTTTATCTATACTTAAAATCTCTTGCTCGCTATGGGCAACCTTTGTCTCATTAAGCTTTTTTTTAAAGCTTTCGTCATTGCTAAAAAGTAGATAAACGCCGCTCTCATCGAAATTTATCTGCGGATATTTGTTGCTTAAATCTCTTAAAATTTCAAAGCTTTTCTTGCCAAATTTTGAAAACAAAATTTGCATCTTTTTGTCGTGAGCTTTGGTTGATTTAAGTGTAAAATTTGTCATCCAAGCTCTAAAATTTTCATTTAAGCAAATACTTATATCAAGCTCACTTTTTTTGCTAACTAGCCCCATAAACGAGCTAGATATTGCTCCATCTTTTGCAAGAGCGTGTGTGCCAAAGGGTACTAAAATTCCATTTGTAAAATCATCTTTTTGGCTGCTAATAATTAAAATTTCTTCACCTTTTTTAGCTAATTCGTAAGCCGTAAATAACGCACTAAAACTATCTCCAATAATCGCTACTTTGCCCATAATAACCCTTTGTTTTAAATTAATCTTGTAATGATAATATAAATTCAAATTTAAAGCAAAATGGTGTAAAATCAACCATTTTTAAAGAAAATGGAAATTTATCAAATGATAGAAAAATTAAAAGTTATTGCTGAACTTATCGTTTTTAAGCATTCTGTTTTTGCTCTGCCTTTTATTTTTGTTGCGATGATAGTTGCTAGTAAGATAGAAAGTGGCTCGGCTTGGTTTGGCTTAAAACTGCTTATCTTAGGTACTTTTTGCGCTGTTAGTGCTAGAAATTTTGCTATGGCTTTTAATAGATATAAAGATGAAGATATCGATAAGCTAAATCCGCGAACTGCAAGCCGCCCAAGCGTTGATGGTCGTATCGGCAGGAGCAATATGCAGCTTTTCATCGTGGCAAATGCGTTTATTTTTATTGTATGCGCTTATTTTATAAATTCGCTCGCATTTTGGCTAAGTTTTCCTATTTTAGCTGTTCTTGGTGGATATTCGCTATTTAAACGCTTTAGCGAGCTAGCACACCTGGTGCTTGGTCTTAGCCTAGGTCTTGCTCCTATCGCTGGTGTGGTCGCAGTGAGTGCTGCTATACCGCTTTGGAGCGTGTTACTTTGCCTTGGTGTGACATTTTGGGTAGCTGGATTTGACTTGCTTTACTCGCTTCAAGATATGAAATTTGATAAAGAAAATAAGCTCTTTAGCATACCAGCTATTTATGGCGACAAGGCTACGCTTTTTTTATCGGCCATTTTTCACGCTTTAGCTTTTATATTTTGGCTACTTTTTGCTTGGGCAGCTGGACTTGGAGCGATGGCATTTTTTGGAATTTTAGTAAGTGGCGTTATTTTATTTTTTGAGCATAGGATCGTAAGACGCGATTTTAGCAAGATAGATAGAGCATTTTTTACGTTAAATGGCTATTTGGGAATTTTATTTTTTATCTTTGTTTGGATTAGCGTATTATGAGCGAGATTAAGCTGTTTAAAGCACCTCTTGATATGGAATTTGAGTCCGATAAAGATGGGAGTGAGAAATTTAAAAGAGAGTTTGACTCTATCTTGCCGGGCGAAGAGGACGCGCTTGGCGCTTGGCTAAAACGAGCTAAATCACGTGGCGAAACCAAAGAGAGCGATCAAGTTTTATTAACTTTACTAATTGAGCTTCACAGAAAAGTCGATGTTCTGAGTGATTACATTAAAAACGAACATAAGCAATATTTGCCACTAAAAGAGAGGACGAGTATCGAAGAAATCGGCTTTACATATATAAAAATAAGCGAAGAAAAATTTATAAAAGATGAAATTTACTACGCAAGGATTGCTATGCCTATCTTTCCAAAGAGAAATTTGAGTCTTTATTTAAGAGCTGTTAGTGAAAACTTAGCAAAGATAGAAAATATGCACGAAGAGGATGAATCCGACTGGAACGCTTACGTAACAGCTAGAGAGCGTGTAATGATAAGAGAAATGAGAGCGAATTCGTAAAGGAAAAATATGGAAATTTATATTTTTTTAGGCTTTGGTATCGTTTTGGCGATAATAGTAGCTTTAATGTTGATAAAAGATAGTGAGGCAAATAAAAAATTTGCGAGATTTGAGCGAGCGATAGAAAGCGTTATGCAAGAAAATTTCAATCTAAAAAAGCAAATTTCAATGCTTGAGGGTGAGGCGTTTAAAAATAGTGAACAATATGAGCCACTTAAAAAACAGATAAAAGAAAATATTGATTTGCAAATAAATGAGAAGATTGTGCCAATAATTCGTGCGATTAAGAGCATCGAGCGAGTAATTGATGATTTTGCAACAGAGCAAAAAGATAGGATAGTTAGTCTTGAAGAGCGAACAAGAGATATTAATAAAATCGCACCAAGCGTCATCAATGAAGAAGAGCAAATTTTAAAAATGTTTAAAGACGGAAAAAGTGCAGCGATGATCGCAAAGGACCTTCATGTTGGAATGGGACGAGTCGAGTTTGTGCTTAAATTTCATAAATTAGCCTAAATTTAGAGG
Proteins encoded in this region:
- the miaA gene encoding tRNA (adenosine(37)-N6)-dimethylallyltransferase MiaA yields the protein MFKEFAIIGTTASGKSDLAFELAKELNGVILSLDSLTLYKEIDIASAKPNKEQLETIKHFGVDEIYPDEEFSVGAFFEIYKNAKEFARLQDCPLIITGGSGFYLKSMLSGLAPDVPKCELNLSNEEIYELAVKIDPEFASKFSQNDSYRLEKWYQIYKFSSQIPSIWLRENTKESIIKELAIFEILWDKDELRTRIAKRTKNMLDEGLIDEAKFLFDKYKSEPKPLKSIGLKECKQFLEGEISKSELETLIATHTAQLAKRQRTFNRSQFEKKFVGDLNQIRSEILKFLRE
- a CDS encoding DUF6115 domain-containing protein; the protein is MEIYIFLGFGIVLAIIVALMLIKDSEANKKFARFERAIESVMQENFNLKKQISMLEGEAFKNSEQYEPLKKQIKENIDLQINEKIVPIIRAIKSIERVIDDFATEQKDRIVSLEERTRDINKIAPSVINEEEQILKMFKDGKSAAMIAKDLHVGMGRVEFVLKFHKLA
- a CDS encoding FAD-dependent oxidoreductase; the encoded protein is MGKVAIIGDSFSALFTAYELAKKGEEILIISSQKDDFTNGILVPFGTHALAKDGAISSSFMGLVSKKSELDISICLNENFRAWMTNFTLKSTKAHDKKMQILFSKFGKKSFEILRDLSNKYPQINFDESGVYLLFSNDESFKKKLNETKVAHSEQEILSIDKELANFGLINKNIKGAINLANNASIDTNELKKALINELNSLGVKFINDEIYELKTQGQIVQKATGNNGEYEADSFVIASKNLELSNKLGTSLNAILAKFYTIDLSLNEGQIPKKPIILNDLFAKIYPTKNGVTIITNLQVGAIDTLVKTEKINAFLNELKIHLGISELKEPSFRANYVLLSSNDKPALGRDNIYSNLIYSQAYGLNELSFAPYFAGVLASLIKDGKNNEENDEILLFSSFYEG
- a CDS encoding NifS family cysteine desulfurase, which gives rise to MRVYLDNNATTMVDPEAFELMKPYFCEKYGNPNSLHKFGSETHPALRTALDQLYTGLNAKDSDDIVVTSCATESNNWVVKGIYFDKIATGEKKRIVTTAVEHPAILATCKFLEKYGVELTVLDVNNDGIVTPEQLRAVMDENVVLVSIMSANNETGMIFPIKELASIAHEYGALFHTDAVQAVGKIKINVQDLNVDFLSFSAHKFHGPKGVGALFIKNSMPLSSLLHGGEHMGGRRSGTLDVPGIIGMGKALELANKFMDYEHSHVRRLRDKLEDAILQIPDVSVVGKKEQRVPNTILASIKGVEGEAMLWDLNKAGIAASTGSACASETLESNPIMEAIGADKELAHTALRLSLSRFNTEEEIDYAIEHITKAVNRLRGISSTFAYAPEWHKSGL
- a CDS encoding iron-sulfur cluster assembly scaffold protein NifU, whose product is MAKNNLIGGSIWDEYSKVVQDRMNNPKFMGEITEEDAKKANAKLIVADFGAESCGDAVRLYWLVDEKTDKIIDAKFKSFGCGTAIASSDTMAELCIGKTVDEAVKITNLDVEKAMRDNPETPAVPPQKMHCSVMAYDVIKAAAASYKGIDPEHFEDEIIVCECARVSLGTIKEVIRLNDLHTVEEITQYTKAGAFCKSCVKPGGHEKREYYLVDILRDTRAEMEREKIEAQANAQANHTLGDISFENMTMVGQLKAVESVIDKEIRPMLEMDGGNLEILDIRNDNGENTDIYIRYLGACSGCASGSTGTLYAIENVLQESLSPKIRVMPI
- the mqnP gene encoding menaquinone biosynthesis prenyltransferase MqnP; the encoded protein is MIEKLKVIAELIVFKHSVFALPFIFVAMIVASKIESGSAWFGLKLLILGTFCAVSARNFAMAFNRYKDEDIDKLNPRTASRPSVDGRIGRSNMQLFIVANAFIFIVCAYFINSLAFWLSFPILAVLGGYSLFKRFSELAHLVLGLSLGLAPIAGVVAVSAAIPLWSVLLCLGVTFWVAGFDLLYSLQDMKFDKENKLFSIPAIYGDKATLFLSAIFHALAFIFWLLFAWAAGLGAMAFFGILVSGVILFFEHRIVRRDFSKIDRAFFTLNGYLGILFFIFVWISVL